The sequence ATTTTGTGCTTCGTCTAATATAATAAAAGCATTATTTAAAGTTCGCCCTCTCATATAAGCTAAAGGAACAACTTCTATAATACCTTTTTCTTTATACTCCATAACTTTATCAGCATTTATAAAATCCATTAAAGAATCATATAATGGCCTTAAGTATGGATCAACTTTATCATATAATGTTCCTGGTAAAAAACCTAATTTTTCACCAGCTTCCACAGCAGGTCTTGTTAAAATTATTCTTTGTACTCTTCCGGTTTTTAAGTATTCAACTGCCATTGCAACAGCTAAATAAGTTTTACCAGTCCCTGCAGGGCCTATACAAAAAACTATTTCATTGTCTTTCATTAATTTAATATATTTAGATTGACCATGCGTTTTTGCTTGTATTCTTAAACCACTTACAGTAGTATTTATAACTTGAGTATAATTATTTTTCAAATTCTTATTATCATTTAATTCATATAAAGATACTATATATTGAAATTCTGTCCAATCTAATAAATGACCATTTGATAATACATCAATTATTTCTTTAAATATATTAATTACTTTTTCAACATTATTTTGCTCTTCACCAAAAACCAAAATTTTATTATTGTTATATGAAATTTCTACGTTAAATTTATTTTTCAAATATTTTGCCCTATTATTATATGTTCCTAGAATCTCAACTATTTC comes from Marinitoga sp. 38H-ov and encodes:
- a CDS encoding PhoH family protein, giving the protein MNIKEYVVLPEDIEIVEILGTYNNRAKYLKNKFNVEISYNNNKILVFGEEQNNVEKVINIFKEIIDVLSNGHLLDWTEFQYIVSLYELNDNKNLKNNYTQVINTTVSGLRIQAKTHGQSKYIKLMKDNEIVFCIGPAGTGKTYLAVAMAVEYLKTGRVQRIILTRPAVEAGEKLGFLPGTLYDKVDPYLRPLYDSLMDFINADKVMEYKEKGIIEVVPLAYMRGRTLNNAFIILDEAQNTTYYQMKMFLTRIGFNSRAIITGDTTQIDLENKKDSGLLIVKNILEDIKGISFIELTENDVVRNPLVKEIIKAYDKFERLKGEKNEKK